One Hydrogenobaculum sp. 3684 genomic window, GATATTATTATGCAATATATAATATGATTTATATCAAAGATGATATCATGGTAATTTTACCAAGCACCAAGAATATTCCCATTAGCACCAGGAGTATACCACCCACAACTTCCACCAATTCGAAAGCTCTTTTAAAGCGCTTTAAAAATCCTATGAAAGCTCCAAACAAAGCCCCAGATACGATGAAAGGCACTCCAAGCCCCATAGAATATATAAAAAGAAGATAAGCACCTTTGTAAAGGGTACTTTCTTGTGAAGCGTAAAATAGTATAGAACCAAGCACCGGTCCTATACAAGGAGTCCAACCGAAGGCAAAGCTAAGACCCACCGTAAAAGCAAAAATATATTTTAAAAACCCTTTTCTTGTGTTAATGTTTATTTTTGAATCGTCTGTAAGCTTAAACTGTTGATATAAAACGTTGTGAAGGTTTAGCATGTAAAGGGCGAATACTATGCTTACCACTGCCGATAACTCTAAAAATGTTTTTAGGTTTATCATATGAAAAGCATAAAAACTAAACAAAAACCCTTCAAAAGCCCCAAGGTATTTAAGAAAATCTTTTTTGATAAGAATTCCAGAAAAATGAAGCCCAAAAAATACTACAAAAGCCCCACCTATTTTACTAATATAAGATGAGTAATCTCTAAAAAGCCCACCTATAAAAGATGCAGATAACCCCATTATACTAAACACCACTGTAAAACCAAGCACAAAAAATATAGACGCTAGAAGTATATCAATATCAAAATTTTTATCTGCTCTTACACTGCTATTTCCAGAAAGATAGGATAAGTAAGCTGGAACTATAGGTAACACACAAGGAGACAAAAAACTTATGACACCT contains:
- a CDS encoding cytochrome c biogenesis protein CcdA yields the protein MENVSVLAAFLAGVISFLSPCVLPIVPAYLSYLSGNSSVRADKNFDIDILLASIFFVLGFTVVFSIMGLSASFIGGLFRDYSSYISKIGGAFVVFFGLHFSGILIKKDFLKYLGAFEGFLFSFYAFHMINLKTFLELSAVVSIVFALYMLNLHNVLYQQFKLTDDSKININTRKGFLKYIFAFTVGLSFAFGWTPCIGPVLGSILFYASQESTLYKGAYLLFIYSMGLGVPFIVSGALFGAFIGFLKRFKRAFELVEVVGGILLVLMGIFLVLGKITMISSLI